The Candidatus Eremiobacterota bacterium nucleotide sequence ATTCCCGAAATACCAGCTTCCGCCCACCCTTCCCGCCCCGCTGCAGGCGAGGTCCGGCAGGCCCTGAAAGAGGAGCCTCTCCCTTCCGACTCTTTTGAAGCCGCCTCCGGGGGGCCTGAGGTCAAGCTTACTATTCTCCATACCAATGACTGCCATGGCTATGTTGACGAGCACAAGCCCGAAGGAGACGAGGCCATTACCGGCGGTATTGCCAGGACAGCCAGCGAGATAAAAAAGAAAAGGGCGGAAAACCCCGAGGGGACCATTACCCTCGACGGCGGGGATTTCTTTGACGGCGGCTTTTACAGCAAGTACACGGACGGCAAGATAGTGAGCAATGCGTATCATGAAATCAAGCCCGACGCCATTGCCCTGGGTAACCATGACCTGAGCTGGGGCTCAAAAAAATTCGCTTCCCTGGCGAAAGAAATCGGTTCCCCTGTCGTGGCGGCAAATCTTACCGATCTCACCGAGGAGAAAAGCCTCAGAGCAGTGAAGCCTTACGTGCTTGTTGAGAGAAAAGGTCTGAAAATCGGAATTGTCGGCATCACTTCAAAAATGACTGCGAACAGCTCGCCGGAAAAGGGGAGCGTGAAGATAGAAGAGCCCCTTCCCTCCATCGAAAAATATGTCACCATGCTCAAAAATGACGAGAAGGCCGACATGGTGGTGCTCCTCTCCCACCTTGGCTATGACAAGGACAGGGAAGTCGCAGAATCCGTCAAGGGCATTGACGTCATCGTGGGCTCGCACTCCCACACGGCTATGGAAAAAGGGGAAAAGGTGAAGGATACCCTCATCGTGCAGGCTGGCGGCGAAGGTGATTACCTGGGAGAGGTGGAGCTTGTCTTCAACAGGGAAAAGGGCACCATGGTCTCCTGCGATGCCCGCCTCATGCCTATCACTTCTAAAATTGAAGCCGATCCCCAGGTGGAAAAGATTCTTGCTCCCTACATGGAAAAGTTCCGGCCCCTGAAGGAAAAAGTGCTGGCCCACACCGATGAGGATCTTGCAATGTACGACGAGCGCGTGCTCCCCACAAACCTTACGAATCTTTTCGTGGATGCCCAGAAAAAAGATGCAGACCTTGCCCTTTCAAGCATGTTCTCCCTCAGGGGCGGCATACCGAAAGGCCCCATCACCCTTGGGGATCTCTTCGAGGTCTATCCCTTCGACAACGAGCTTATCCAGGTAAAAACAAACGGCGCCGGTGTGCTTGGCTACCTGGAAACGGCCTTCCGTGACGGTTACAAGGGAAATTACACCCTCTTCTCGGGCCTGACGCTTCAATATGACCGGAGCCTGCCCGAAGGGGAGCGCATCACCACCGTAAATTACGAAGGCAGGGATTATCCCCGGAAAGACTTTGAAAAGCTCACCCTCAGGGTGAACATGGATAATTACACCCACCGGAAATCCTGGTTCAAGACAGGCACGATCCTCAAGAAATACGGGAAGGTCTTTGATGTGCTGAAAGACTACCTTCAGGAGAACAAGTCCTTCAAGAACATCTCGGCGGAAGTCCGCTACCACCCGGTGAAAGACTCACCCGGCAGCAATGGCGGCTAACTCTCCCATGGAGCCCCCCCGCTCTTTCAGCGCTATGCAGAGGCTGCCCGTGGTGCTGGCCCTTTTTATCGCGGGCTTACTCACCTTGAAGACCGGAGTCTGTACCGTGCATTGCGCCGACGCGGTGCAATTCCTTCGGAAAAAAGTGCCTGTGGGAGGCTCTTTCCGTGAAGCCAATGTTCTTGAGGTGAAGCTCTCTGATGCCACGGTGAAGGTGGGCCTTGCCGATGATCTCGTGGGGCACACCGAGGAGCTTAAAAGCATCGCAGAGCGCCATAAGGCCGTCGCCGCCATTAACGGCACCTTCTTTGAGGCATACACCAGCAATCCTATAAAGAATCCCAACCATACCATCATCCATGAGGGCACCATTGTCCACGTGGGTAAAGTAGGCACACTCTGCGGCTTTACCTCATCAAATGAGATGAAAATGGAGAGGGTGAAGTTCACCATTGAGGGCTCGATAAACGGGAGCTATTCCTACCCCAATGGGTGGTTTGCCTACTGGCTCAACAGGTATCCCACGGCAGACACCATCACTATATTTACTCCCAGGTGGGGCTCATCGACGGGCCTCAGTGACGGAGTGCAGGTTGTCGTGTCCGGCGGCGTGGTGAAAAAAGTGGCCCAGGGAGGCTCACAGCTCATCCCCCGCGACGGATTCGTCATCTATTACAAGAACCTGTACCATATTCTCCATCAGAAATTCACGCCGGGCGACCGCGTGGAGTACCGGATATCCCGCAAGGACAGGATGCCCCTGAGCGGGTGGGAGAAAGTCCGGGAGGCCCTCGAGGTGGGACCTCTTCTGCTGAGAAACGGCACCGTGTGCCCCGACCCTGCAGGCGAAGGCTTCTCAGATCCCAAGATTCTCACATTGTCGTGCCAGCGGAGCGCCATGGGGGTGACCTCTGACGGGCGCCTTCTCCTTGTCACGACGGCGGGAACCATAAGGGAGCTCGCAAAAGTCATGAAGGAGCTTGGATGCACCGATGCCATCAACCTGGACGGGGGAGCATCAAGCTCGCTCTGGTACAAAGGCACCTATATCACCCCGCCGGGGAGAAATATCAGCAATGCCCTTCTTGTCTTTGAAGAAAAGCCCCTTGCATTCACTCCGCCAACTCCCCCGGGCCCTTCCGCCACTGCCCCGATGCCTTCCGCCACTGCCCCGATGCCTTCCGCCACTGCCCCGCCGATGTCTGTCTCCCCCACCGCGGCATCGACGGGACCGACGGCTTTCACCTATTCTCCACCGCCATCACCCTCCCGGAGCGTCCCTCAAAGGATCCGCAATGAGCTTGACTTCTCCGATCCTCTGGTAATCATGCTGATTATTGTCATTGTGGCTGCCGTTACTGCAGCAGCGCTTTTTATAGCAAGAGGCCGGGGGCGCCGCAGTAAAGAGGGAGATGCCGGCGGGCAGGACGACGAGCCACCTTCTGACGGCTTCAGTTTCTGACCCGGGCCCCATACTTTCCATCGGCATCAGTTTCCAAGTGCTCTTTCCCGGGAAAAATCGCGGGGCGTCACTGAAACAAAAGGCCCTCATTTCACATATGATGAGAGCCTTTTCTCTTTCAGAACTGAATCAGGAGCTCAGGGAGAGACCTGCCCGTTTTTACGCTCCATGCGACATGACCCCATATCTCACGGTTTATACACCCTTCCAGGCAGGCCTCCGCCTGAGCTCTCAGCTCATTGCCCGGGGCCTGTTCAATGAGATCGGGCTCGGCGCCCCGGTAAAGGCCTCACGGTGCAAAACTGCAGCTGAGGTCCCGACTTTTCAAAAATAGCCCGTGCAATCTGCTTCTGTGCTTTCATCCCGTCAAAGTGCCAGAAAAGAGGGATCCAGATGATGCAGAGTATGTTCACCAGAAGGAGCGATATGACTGTATCCATTTTTGAGTCTCCCTTCCTGACATGTTCGGCCTTGTTTTCTCCAAGGTCATCTGC carries:
- a CDS encoding bifunctional UDP-sugar hydrolase/5'-nucleotidase, which encodes MNIPEIPASAHPSRPAAGEVRQALKEEPLPSDSFEAASGGPEVKLTILHTNDCHGYVDEHKPEGDEAITGGIARTASEIKKKRAENPEGTITLDGGDFFDGGFYSKYTDGKIVSNAYHEIKPDAIALGNHDLSWGSKKFASLAKEIGSPVVAANLTDLTEEKSLRAVKPYVLVERKGLKIGIVGITSKMTANSSPEKGSVKIEEPLPSIEKYVTMLKNDEKADMVVLLSHLGYDKDREVAESVKGIDVIVGSHSHTAMEKGEKVKDTLIVQAGGEGDYLGEVELVFNREKGTMVSCDARLMPITSKIEADPQVEKILAPYMEKFRPLKEKVLAHTDEDLAMYDERVLPTNLTNLFVDAQKKDADLALSSMFSLRGGIPKGPITLGDLFEVYPFDNELIQVKTNGAGVLGYLETAFRDGYKGNYTLFSGLTLQYDRSLPEGERITTVNYEGRDYPRKDFEKLTLRVNMDNYTHRKSWFKTGTILKKYGKVFDVLKDYLQENKSFKNISAEVRYHPVKDSPGSNGG
- a CDS encoding phosphodiester glycosidase family protein, whose translation is MAANSPMEPPRSFSAMQRLPVVLALFIAGLLTLKTGVCTVHCADAVQFLRKKVPVGGSFREANVLEVKLSDATVKVGLADDLVGHTEELKSIAERHKAVAAINGTFFEAYTSNPIKNPNHTIIHEGTIVHVGKVGTLCGFTSSNEMKMERVKFTIEGSINGSYSYPNGWFAYWLNRYPTADTITIFTPRWGSSTGLSDGVQVVVSGGVVKKVAQGGSQLIPRDGFVIYYKNLYHILHQKFTPGDRVEYRISRKDRMPLSGWEKVREALEVGPLLLRNGTVCPDPAGEGFSDPKILTLSCQRSAMGVTSDGRLLLVTTAGTIRELAKVMKELGCTDAINLDGGASSSLWYKGTYITPPGRNISNALLVFEEKPLAFTPPTPPGPSATAPMPSATAPMPSATAPPMSVSPTAASTGPTAFTYSPPPSPSRSVPQRIRNELDFSDPLVIMLIIVIVAAVTAAALFIARGRGRRSKEGDAGGQDDEPPSDGFSF